In Flavimarina sp. Hel_I_48, the DNA window AGGAACCCAATTTAATGTTTTTAGGGACAGACGACGGACTCTATATTTCCATTGATGCCGGTGAAAATTGGTCTAAATGGAACAAGGATTTTCCTACCGTTCCCGTTAAGGATATGGTGATTCATCCTCGGGAAGATGACCTGGTCCTGGGGACTTTTGGCAGATCGCTTTGGGTTATTGATGATATCAAACCCCTGCGCGCGCTGGCTAAAGACAAAACTATCCTCAACCAGATCGAAGCCGATAAATCTACCGGACTACACGTATTCCCTATGCCGGTTGCCTACAAACCAGCTTTTCAGCAGCCTAACGGAAGCCGTTTTGGCGCAGATGCCATTTTTAATGGAAAAAATCGGGATTTTGGTGCAAAAATCACTTATTTCCTGAATCCGAAAGAAAAAGAAAAAACCATTGAAAAGCCTGAAGAATCAGCTGAAAATGAACAGATTTCAGAAGAAAATACGGTAAAATGGGATTCTCTCTATGTCAACATCTATAATGATGAAAAGCTCATTCGCACCCTGAAAGAAAAAGCACCAGATTCTACCGGCATTTTCACCACGAGTTGGGCGATGGATGAAAAAGGAAGTGAACGCCCTTCACGTACCCTGAGCAAGCAGGATGAGGAACCGGGCGGGGTTTCGGTTAAACCGGGAACCTATAAAATCGTCCTTCAATACGGCGACCTGAGCAGTGAGGAAAATATCATCGTGGAGAGCGATCCTCGTTTACAAGTCAACAACGTTGCAATTGAAGAACAATATACTGCCGCAAAAAAACTGGAAGAATATACGCAGGCCAGTGCAGACGCGGTAAAACAACTCGTAATGAGTAAAAATACGGCGGAAGATTACAAAAAACGCCTCAAGGATAGAAATGAGAAAAAATATAGTGACGCGATCAAGAATTCAGATAGCATCGTTAAAAAGATTGAATCTGAAATCGCCTTGTTTCTTGGGGAAATAGATGAGCGCCAGGGTATAACTTTAGATCCCACCGTGCGTGTGATGGAACGTATAGGGACCGCGCAAAATTATGTTGAAAGTCGGCAAGACGGACTAACTACTACGGAAAATCAATTGGTAGCCCAGGCAAAATCAGCGCTGGAAGATGCTTTGAACAGTGTCAATACTTTCTACAAAACGGAATGGCAAACATACCAAATGGAAATGAAAAACCTTGATTTCTCACCATTTGAGGAAATCAAAACCTTTCAGCTCAAATAAGCCAAAAAAGGACCATTTAAAGCACTTTTTGAACCATTTTTTAAAGGTTTTCAGACATTTAATATATGTTTGAAAACCTTTTTTGTTGCGGTTATTTCAAAGTAGATTCCGCGTCTATAAGACCAATTTCCCGGGAATGTGCAATCGCAGTTTCGCTATGTTTGAAGTAACAAACGGAAACATCCATTTCATTCATTGTAAGCAGCGCCTGCCCCACCGCATCACGCTCCGCCTTACCCGTTTGCCTGATATATACAGCGCGTATGTTCATGGGGAATAATTTGCAGATGCGCTCGTAGATAAAGGGGTCCTGTTGACTATCATCCCCCAGCAATACATATTCAATATTTGGGTAATAATTGATAATATCCTTAATCTTCACAAATTTATGATCGTGATCGCCACGGCCGCTTTTAAAAAAGTCAAGCAGGCGCGTTTTTATTTTTTTAAGCTTGATGACCGCCTTGGGCAGTTCGTGGAGCTGGGCAAATTCCTCAATAAAGGCATACAGGTTCCACTCGCTGCTGCTCACATAGAAAAAGGAATTGAAGCCCGGGCTGCCACTCCTTCCAGCAAGGCTTAAAAATTTATAGTGCTGAACGACATTTTGAAACGGTTTGCGTTTATTGATATTTTTTGAAAGCATCA includes these proteins:
- a CDS encoding App1 family protein; protein product: MKLDLKLYRGYVNDEQLTVFGHLFQSWAPDKYKLDRRGIRHAFSIFHMFRIEPLVNKEVQLLFKDIAITTRTMDDGYFRFSVPFTETLNSGWHTYQVIYNEGGFGITDTQELLKPFPGKLGIISDIDDTFLVSHSNSFFKKLYVMLSKNINKRKPFQNVVQHYKFLSLAGRSGSPGFNSFFYVSSSEWNLYAFIEEFAQLHELPKAVIKLKKIKTRLLDFFKSGRGDHDHKFVKIKDIINYYPNIEYVLLGDDSQQDPFIYERICKLFPMNIRAVYIRQTGKAERDAVGQALLTMNEMDVSVCYFKHSETAIAHSREIGLIDAESTLK